The Fusarium oxysporum f. sp. lycopersici 4287 chromosome 6, whole genome shotgun sequence DNA segment CGCCATGGTGTTGCAGAGTTATGACCTGAGGCTTATCGATCCAGAGGAGGCCAGAAAGATAGAGCGTGGTCACCGGGAACTGCCATTTGGTCTCCATAGTTTTGACAGGCCTGTTCCGGTCGAGATTTGCAAGTTATCTGAGACATAGAAAACTTTTGCCTATGTATCGCGTGAATCTAAAACTAAACAGCTTGTTAGACGGAGCAAAAGTCAAAGACGGTTGTCTGGGGTCCGAGCCGCCTGCGCGAAACTCACGTAGAGATGAGGAAGGTTCACCACGTCGATGTGCTAAGTCAATTTCCTGTCGCCAATTGCTAGAAATTTATTAGTAGTTAGTTCTAATAACAACACGATATACTCAAGCAGGATCGATGGCTTGAAACTGTATCATGAGACCCCCATGCATGAATGAATTGTATTGCCATCTCTGAAATCGCCCCTGCGTGCTGTCAAGCCTAGATTATCTCATTGTTCTTTGCTCTGACCAATTACAGCATTTATTGTATGCAGCTCATCCGCTTCTTACCACTTCGAGCTTAGAGGATGCATGCTGACCGGACTAAAGCCTCCGGGGAAACCGTCAGAAAACCATCTAACCATGCCAAAACAGGACATTATCCAATCAGACTCTTTCGTACAGGAACCCTACTCAGCTCTAGGGTAATCAGCTTGCTAATTCTCTCTTTTGCAACTTCGTAGGCTCAAAATATGGTCTAGCAATATAAAAGGCTTGGGAAGATGGGACGTTGATTGGTTGGAAAGGGTTAGAAATGATTAACATTGGCCTGTCGCAGCTTTTCACGTTTTACCATCTGTTTCAACAATAGGTGGCCAAGAGCGAGATAATGGAGTAAGGGGAATAGGTAAAAGTCAGAAACTCAGAAACGATAAAATCTTATGTGTCACGCTGAATCACTCTACCTCTCAATCATGCTACTGTACACACATTCCAATTTGATATTGCTTAAGGGCACAAACGCGACTTCATGCCACCACCTTGGCTTTAGTCACCTGGCGATTGTTACAATTCACTGCACCCAATCTCCTAGGACACATCATATCTCTCAAGGGCAACCTAGGGTAAGCTGGCAGCTAGGGTATAGCGAGACAAGAAGGTGATTCGGCAGGTTATGATTATGCACAAAGACATGAAGAAACATCCAAATCGGCTCTGAAACCTCGGATTTGTTGATGACTCAGATACTTCTGGACCTTTCTCGCCACTGTGTCGCGAGACATGCGTATCCATCTGTCTGACCTATCGCTTCGACCTGGGGATCTCCATCTCCGGGCACCACTAGGCGATGAGGTTCAGTCATAGAATAATCATTCTTTTGTCAGGTCATCCGAACCACGGATTCAGCATCAAGTGTATAGCCATATGAATCGTCAGTCGGGGAGAAACTGTGGGCTCCAGAATCGCTACTTGAGAAGATATGCCCGGTGGAGCTATGCACTAGCCCATCATGGTCCGATAGAGGTGAACGATTAGGACAAAGATTTGAGGATGAGGCGCACTTGCTGCAACGTAGCGACTCGTTGGACCTTCCAATATGGTTCTCTTCTGATGGCGTTCCATGTTGTATGTTAGAGCCGTGTAGCTTCCATTGTGACCGTGCTAAGATGTCACATTCCAGACAGTACGCAGACCAGCGTGGAATGAGGCGTGAATCTGTTCCTACTAAAGACATGAAACTCATATAAGCTTCGTAGTTGAACTATGTACTAATGCTCTAGGGCAGCCATTGGACTCTTATAGcatctcaacttcaggcTCGCGATGATAACTGCCGTTACAGTTGGCCTGTCTAGGCCGTCGTCTCGGTTGCTGGGCTTGGGCAGGGTACGAGCCATCCACAACTTCACAATGCCGATGCAGAAGAAACAAAACCGATAGGTCTACGCTCCTAACTGCAACTCGACTCGAAAACCGACGTACATCCTCGATCTAGTTTATCATAGACTTAAAAGTCATGAACGGTATTGCGGAGCCTAGGTGTGAATGCTTTGGTGGAGCGCTTGCTGCGCTTTCTCATACAGAATCGCAATGTATCAGTCCCTAGCGGCCAAATATGCTAAGAAAGCCAGGTGCGGTCTCACGCTTCATGATCGTCTTCCTTATTCAATATAGTTCTTCCTCAATTCATAACAGGCTGTATATTACTCTCCTTCAGACAAATCTAGACGATTACGTGATAGAAGGTCTAAAGTTGGCCGATGTAGACGTTAGGCTAGGCATGGTACACAGGCAAGTGACGGCAATATCAGAGTTCTTTTCTATCGAAAAGAACAGATATACTGTACTTGACTCCCCCTCCTCGATCTGGATAACTCGATATCTCTCCAGGGAATATCAATCATCACTTTAAAAGAAGCTTTTGCCTCGAGAACACCGCTATGGCTCCTGATTCACGCGACAAGGCCCAGGTTTTGCATGATTTAGCGGACAGGTTCAACCATGCCGCAGACTTGCAATCAGGGAACCTGGAAAACGTGCGTATCGAGAATTGCATAGGGTTCTGCAAAGTTCCGCTTGGCATTGCAGGCCCGTTACGCTTAGCCGGAACACCGGTGCTCGACGATATCTATGCCCCTTTAGCCACATACGAAGCTACCCTTATCGCCAGCTACTCTAGAGGATGCAAGGCCTTTAATGCCTCTGGCGGCATACATATTGAAACTCTGAGCAATGGCATGTCTCGCGGTCCTGTCTTCGTTTTCCAAAATCCGAGGCGGGCAGTCATCTTTGCCCAAGCGCTACCGGGTATGCAGAACGCATTCGCTAGGTGGGCAGAAGCGACTAGCAAGCATCATGTTAGGCTCAAGACTATCGAACCTTCCATCATCGGTTCGCAGGTTCATCTTTTGTGCACCTATAGCTGTGGGAGCGCGGCGGGACAGAACATGGTCACCAAAGCCACACAGTACGCCTGTGAGATGTTGCGAGAGTCATTCGCCGATCAATACAACATCTTGGACTTTTTCATTGAAGGTCAGCTAGCTTCCGACAAAAAACCCTCCTGGGGAAACGTGAAGAAGGCTCGTGGTGTTGAGACTTTAGTCTGGGGAACGATTTCACG contains these protein-coding regions:
- a CDS encoding hydroxymethylglutaryl-coenzyme A reductase; this translates as MAPDSRDKAQVLHDLADRFNHAADLQSGNLENVRIENCIGFCKVPLGIAGPLRLAGTPVLDDIYAPLATYEATLIASYSRGCKAFNASGGIHIETLSNGMSRGPVFVFQNPRRAVIFAQALPGMQNAFARWAEATSKHHVRLKTIEPSIIGSQVHLLCTYSCGSAAGQNMVTKATQYACEMLRESFADQYNILDFFIEGQLASDKKPSWGNVKKARGVETLVWGTISREVCQKILGCTTERLYMAQKTLKEGGIRNGQFGSNINTVNIIAAMFIATGQDTASTAEASWSHLTSELDPKTGALCMSLYFPSLPVGTVGGGTGYPMQKEALKMLRCDGDGPDQKERLAGLIAAFSLALDVSTSSAVANDTFTASHMRLARGETPQPHL